From the Borrelia puertoricensis genome, one window contains:
- the efp gene encoding elongation factor P has translation MGTIKSGDIEKGTFLLFKGMPHIVLEREFSKMGRGGSIVRLKLKNLKNKSVVKETLKGADTVEEIEVLEVGSQYLYKENENLIFMDLETYEQFDVNLRGISNIEDKVLFLQEAEIYSLIKWDNEVIDLKLPPKVAFEVVDAEIAVKGDTVTNAMKNVTLHTGLVVKVPLFINVGDKILVNSETKEYAERVKE, from the coding sequence ATGGGTACGATTAAATCGGGAGATATTGAAAAAGGTACTTTTTTGCTTTTTAAAGGCATGCCACATATTGTTCTTGAGAGAGAGTTTTCAAAAATGGGTAGGGGAGGTTCTATTGTAAGATTGAAGCTTAAAAATCTTAAAAACAAGTCTGTTGTTAAGGAAACTTTAAAGGGTGCTGATACAGTAGAAGAAATTGAAGTGTTAGAAGTTGGTTCTCAGTATCTTTATAAAGAGAATGAAAATCTTATTTTTATGGATCTAGAAACTTATGAGCAATTTGATGTGAACTTAAGAGGGATTTCGAACATTGAGGACAAGGTTCTGTTTTTGCAAGAAGCTGAGATTTATTCTCTTATTAAATGGGATAATGAAGTTATTGATCTTAAATTGCCTCCAAAAGTTGCCTTTGAGGTTGTAGATGCTGAGATTGCTGTGAAAGGAGATACTGTAACTAATGCAATGAAGAATGTTACCCTTCATACGGGATTGGTGGTAAAAGTACCTCTTTTTATTAATGTTGGAGATAAAATTTTAGTTAATTCCGAAACTAAAGAGTATGCTGAAAGAGTTAAAGAATAA
- the pstA gene encoding phosphate ABC transporter permease PstA: protein MNTIQTNKLFNKISFCIIRFISYFLITLLFFLISYIVYNSLFFTSKKQTLFLDETKHFLPSTLKNKIIKIAFIINKSIKVEEITTQDIYNIYNNKISHWGSISDQSIDIVPIASSQSNLASTVMLQTFTKDNKFNNRYIKLVESTEKIIETVNKTTGAIGYLTKEELEKLDFKKYSEIKSLKIKSMSILVGKKTLQKSENEIINILSLNQIKKLLIEKKDWNDLISKNIKLNIIKYSDYDQNAIKTVEEHEGTIAVVPWHSFYKSDAPFLKLYYMKKEMPLNLNFILSTPRNSGKYGGISYLILNTFYVIILTAIISISIGIGTGIMLAEYTANKIFYKTVSMSVDILSSIPAIIFGLFGLIFFVPIFGMGILSGAITSSLMILPMIIKTTEEALKSIPKSYKYASVALGANKTETIIKILLPASSPGILTGIVLAIGRALGETAVLLFTMGTNLGLASSLNEPSRSLTVHLLLLFQEGYLDKGFATASILIIMILLMNLTSKFLINKLYRIK from the coding sequence GTGAATACAATTCAAACAAATAAATTATTCAATAAAATTTCATTTTGCATAATCAGATTCATTTCTTATTTTTTAATAACACTACTATTTTTTCTAATATCGTATATAGTATACAATTCACTATTCTTTACAAGCAAAAAACAAACATTATTTTTAGATGAAACAAAACACTTTTTACCATCCACATTGAAAAACAAAATAATCAAAATTGCATTTATTATTAATAAAAGCATAAAAGTGGAAGAAATTACTACGCAAGATATCTACAATATATACAATAATAAAATTTCACATTGGGGAAGCATATCAGATCAAAGTATTGACATAGTTCCAATTGCAAGTTCACAGTCAAATCTTGCAAGTACAGTCATGCTACAAACTTTTACCAAAGACAATAAATTTAATAACAGGTATATAAAGCTTGTAGAATCAACTGAAAAGATAATAGAAACTGTCAATAAAACAACAGGGGCTATTGGTTACTTAACAAAAGAAGAGCTTGAAAAATTAGATTTTAAAAAATATTCAGAAATTAAATCCCTAAAAATCAAATCCATGTCTATTTTAGTAGGCAAAAAAACACTACAAAAAAGTGAAAATGAAATTATTAACATACTAAGTCTTAATCAGATTAAAAAATTACTCATAGAAAAGAAAGACTGGAATGACTTAATATCTAAAAATATTAAATTAAATATCATAAAATACTCAGATTATGATCAAAATGCAATAAAAACAGTAGAAGAACATGAAGGCACAATTGCAGTTGTGCCTTGGCATTCTTTCTATAAAAGTGATGCTCCTTTTCTCAAATTATACTATATGAAAAAAGAAATGCCTTTAAACTTAAATTTCATATTATCTACTCCAAGAAATTCTGGAAAATACGGGGGCATTTCTTATTTAATCCTCAACACATTTTACGTCATAATATTAACAGCAATAATATCAATTTCAATAGGAATTGGTACGGGAATAATGCTTGCAGAATATACTGCAAATAAAATATTTTATAAAACAGTATCCATGAGTGTTGATATCTTATCATCCATCCCTGCTATCATTTTTGGACTCTTTGGACTTATCTTTTTTGTGCCAATCTTTGGCATGGGAATACTCTCAGGAGCAATAACAAGTTCTTTAATGATCTTACCAATGATTATTAAAACAACTGAGGAAGCACTAAAATCAATTCCTAAATCATACAAATATGCCTCAGTTGCTCTAGGTGCCAATAAAACAGAAACTATAATCAAAATTTTACTACCCGCTTCTAGTCCAGGCATATTGACAGGGATAGTGCTTGCAATAGGACGTGCTCTTGGAGAAACTGCTGTACTCCTTTTTACAATGGGGACAAATTTAGGACTTGCAAGTTCCCTAAATGAACCTTCAAGAAGTTTAACTGTACATCTACTATTATTATTTCAAGAAGGATATTTAGACAAAGGTTTTGCAACAGCATCAATACTTATAATAATGATACTTTTAATGAATTTAACATCAAAATTTCTAATCAATAAATTATATAGGATTAAGTAA
- the pstC gene encoding phosphate ABC transporter permease subunit PstC, with protein MKLTLKTKRNIVRLAFNCFIFTSATISTLTILLLILFIIKNGIAPLLNNKIKIFNFLFSTNWDPTSRLQKSYGILSFIINSALTTFFSVLIALPIGLGFAIYLSEKTKGIYQKTLQTIIELLAGIPSVVYGFFGSTFIATLIKNTFRREDNLGYNLITSVIVLSIMILPTIISVSYTSLKAVPKSYKLASLALAATDWQTIYKVMIPSAGKGILAGVILAIGRAIGETIAVLMVGGGSPLFIQNIFSPIRTLTVNIAIDMGYASGTHKEALFSTALVLLLLVIIINSIKHFILSSSKRLKIK; from the coding sequence ATGAAATTAACTTTAAAGACAAAAAGAAATATTGTTAGATTGGCTTTCAACTGTTTTATTTTTACATCCGCAACAATTAGTACCTTGACAATATTACTATTAATCTTATTTATAATTAAAAATGGAATAGCACCCTTGCTTAATAATAAAATCAAAATTTTTAATTTTCTATTCAGCACAAATTGGGATCCTACTAGCAGACTACAAAAATCTTACGGAATTTTATCTTTTATTATAAATTCAGCTTTAACAACATTTTTTTCAGTTCTAATTGCACTACCAATTGGACTTGGTTTTGCAATTTACCTGTCTGAGAAAACCAAAGGCATTTACCAAAAAACATTACAAACAATAATAGAACTCTTAGCAGGAATACCAAGCGTAGTATATGGGTTTTTTGGAAGCACATTTATAGCAACCCTTATAAAGAACACTTTCAGAAGAGAAGATAACTTAGGATATAATTTAATAACCTCAGTAATAGTTCTAAGCATAATGATACTCCCAACAATAATTAGCGTCTCATACACATCACTTAAAGCTGTTCCAAAATCATATAAACTAGCATCTCTTGCACTAGCTGCAACAGACTGGCAAACAATATATAAAGTGATGATTCCTTCAGCTGGAAAAGGAATTTTAGCAGGAGTAATACTAGCAATTGGAAGAGCTATTGGTGAGACAATAGCAGTTTTAATGGTTGGTGGGGGTTCACCTCTATTTATACAAAATATATTCTCACCTATTAGAACACTAACGGTAAACATTGCAATAGATATGGGATATGCATCTGGAACACACAAAGAAGCCTTATTTTCTACAGCTTTGGTTTTGCTATTATTAGTCATAATAATAAATTCAATTAAACACTTTATTTTATCTTCATCTAAAAGGCTAAAAATCAAGTGA
- a CDS encoding ZIP family metal transporter, with amino-acid sequence MFKHLGDYLLTLHPIFLGFLGSTFTWFTTAFGAAAVFCFRKVNNKIMDAMLGFSAGIMIAASFFSLIKPAIEMAEELGYIAWMPAVFGFLLGAFFIYIVDVFVPDLDKLAFIDEDLTRHGKKDFLLFTAVTLHNFPEGLAVGVAFGALASSPDIHTLVGAMILTLGIGIQNMPEGAAISLPLRRGNVPLWKCFNYGQMSGLVEIVGGFLGSYAVYTFTRILPFALSFSAGAMIYVSIEQLIPEAKRKDIDNKIPTIFGVVGFALMMFLDVSLG; translated from the coding sequence ATGTTTAAACATTTAGGCGATTATTTATTAACTTTACATCCTATTTTTTTAGGATTTTTAGGTTCTACTTTTACTTGGTTTACCACAGCTTTTGGGGCGGCTGCTGTTTTTTGTTTCAGAAAAGTAAACAATAAAATAATGGATGCCATGCTTGGCTTTTCAGCAGGAATTATGATTGCTGCTAGTTTTTTTTCGCTTATTAAACCAGCAATAGAGATGGCGGAAGAGCTTGGTTATATTGCATGGATGCCAGCAGTTTTTGGTTTCCTATTAGGAGCATTTTTTATATATATTGTGGATGTATTTGTGCCAGATCTTGATAAACTAGCATTTATTGATGAAGATTTAACAAGACATGGTAAAAAGGATTTTTTGCTTTTTACGGCTGTTACGTTGCATAATTTTCCGGAAGGACTTGCTGTTGGTGTTGCTTTTGGAGCTTTAGCTTCTTCTCCTGACATTCATACTTTAGTTGGAGCTATGATTCTTACATTAGGAATCGGTATTCAAAATATGCCAGAAGGTGCAGCAATTTCTTTGCCTTTAAGGAGAGGTAATGTTCCTTTATGGAAGTGTTTTAATTATGGTCAGATGTCAGGTTTGGTAGAAATTGTTGGAGGATTTTTAGGATCTTATGCAGTTTATACTTTTACTAGGATTTTACCTTTTGCTTTATCTTTTTCTGCAGGGGCAATGATTTATGTTTCAATTGAACAATTAATACCTGAAGCTAAGAGAAAAGATATTGACAATAAGATTCCAACCATATTTGGAGTTGTTGGATTTGCTTTAATGATGTTCCTTGATGTGTCTTTGGGGTAA
- the pstB gene encoding phosphate ABC transporter ATP-binding protein PstB, whose protein sequence is MSQDKAIIKTENLNLFYTDFKALNNINISILRNSITALIGPSGCGKSTFLRTLNRMNDLVEGVKIEGKVMYEDKSIYSNNFDVLELRRKIGMVFQTPNPFLMSVYDNISYGPKIHGIKDKKKLDEIVEKSLIKSALWNEVKDKLNRNALSLSGGQQQRLCIARTLAIEPNVILMDEPTSALDPISTGKIEELIINLKESYTIIIVTHNMQQAGRISDRTAFFLNGYIEEESQTDELFFNPKNIKTEEYITGKFG, encoded by the coding sequence ATGAGCCAAGACAAAGCAATTATTAAAACAGAAAATCTAAACTTATTTTATACAGATTTTAAAGCATTAAATAATATTAACATATCAATACTAAGAAATAGCATCACAGCCTTAATAGGTCCATCAGGTTGTGGAAAATCAACATTTCTTAGAACGCTTAACAGAATGAATGATCTTGTGGAAGGAGTTAAAATAGAAGGAAAAGTTATGTATGAAGATAAAAGTATTTACTCAAACAATTTTGATGTACTAGAACTTAGGAGAAAAATTGGAATGGTTTTTCAAACTCCTAATCCATTTTTAATGTCAGTTTATGACAACATAAGTTATGGACCTAAAATTCATGGAATTAAAGATAAAAAAAAACTTGATGAGATAGTTGAAAAATCTCTAATAAAATCTGCACTATGGAATGAAGTAAAAGATAAACTTAACAGAAATGCCTTAAGCCTTTCAGGGGGACAACAACAAAGACTCTGCATTGCAAGAACTCTTGCAATCGAACCAAATGTAATATTAATGGATGAGCCTACTTCTGCTCTTGATCCAATCTCAACAGGAAAAATTGAAGAACTAATAATAAATTTAAAAGAAAGCTACACAATCATAATTGTAACTCATAATATGCAACAAGCTGGACGGATATCTGATCGAACTGCATTCTTCCTAAATGGCTATATTGAAGAAGAAAGCCAAACAGATGAATTATTTTTCAATCCTAAAAATATTAAGACAGAAGAATATATTACTGGCAAGTTTGGCTAA
- a CDS encoding substrate-binding domain-containing protein, which produces MQAIKVLFAISLTFLFSNCTNKDKENVIAIGGSTSTTSIMDEMILRYQKINNQLKVTYDAQGSSVGIKGLFDGIYKMAISSRDATEEEIAQGAKITIIAYDALIFITSPDVKITNITEENLVKILNGNIRNWQQVGGHDAKINFINRDSSSGSHSSIRELVLDKILKNPEEAQFRQDSIMVKSNGEVIEKISLTPHSIGYISFGYARGAIEKGLHTLSINNIYPTKETITKDKYNIKRRLIAITNSISENQNILDFINFMLSPNGQDIVEEQGFIKVHTTENN; this is translated from the coding sequence ATGCAGGCTATCAAAGTGCTCTTTGCTATCTCACTAACTTTTTTATTTAGCAATTGTACAAACAAAGATAAAGAAAATGTCATCGCAATTGGTGGATCTACCTCGACAACCTCTATTATGGACGAAATGATCCTACGATACCAAAAAATAAATAATCAACTCAAAGTCACTTATGATGCACAAGGCAGTAGTGTTGGCATTAAAGGATTATTCGATGGTATTTATAAAATGGCAATTTCTTCAAGAGACGCAACTGAAGAAGAAATAGCTCAAGGAGCAAAAATCACAATTATTGCTTATGACGCTTTAATATTCATTACAAGCCCTGATGTCAAAATCACAAATATTACAGAAGAAAACTTAGTAAAAATACTTAACGGAAATATTAGAAATTGGCAACAAGTCGGTGGACATGATGCTAAAATTAATTTCATAAATCGAGATTCATCATCAGGCTCTCATTCATCTATAAGAGAACTGGTTCTTGATAAAATATTAAAAAATCCTGAGGAAGCTCAATTCAGACAAGATAGTATTATGGTCAAATCCAATGGTGAAGTAATTGAAAAAATAAGTCTCACGCCCCACTCAATTGGTTACATTAGTTTTGGATATGCAAGAGGTGCAATAGAAAAAGGTCTACATACACTCTCAATAAATAACATATATCCTACAAAAGAAACAATAACAAAGGACAAATATAATATAAAAAGAAGGCTAATAGCGATCACAAACAGTATTTCTGAGAATCAGAATATACTTGATTTTATTAACTTTATGCTAAGTCCAAATGGACAAGATATTGTTGAAGAACAAGGGTTCATAAAGGTTCATACAACTGAAAATAACTAA